The Ferrimonas balearica DSM 9799 genome includes the window GCTTTGCGGAGTACGCGGTGCACGCGGCAGGAACGCTGCTGCGTCACCCTGCGGTGTCGCCCGCCGTGGCGGCTGCCACCCCCTGTGCGGGTTGGACCGCCTGGCGAGCCCTGATCGATCGCCTCAAGATCAGCGCACATGACAGCCTGTTCGTTGCCGGTGGCGCTGGCGGCGTGGGCAGCTTTGCGCTGCAGATCGCCCGGGATTTTGGGGTGGCGACCCGGATTGCTACCTGCTCAGCGGCCAACACCGAGTTTGTTCACCAGGTGGGCGCCACACACGTCCTCGACTACCAGCGCGACAATGTGTTGGCTGAAGTGCAGGCGATCACCGGTGGCCAGGGCGTCAGTAAAGCACTGGATGCGGTCGGTGGCGATAACGACATCCTGGCAGCGTCGGCGCTCGGCTACGAAGGGCAGATGGTGGAGTTGGTGCGCACCGTACGGCCGGAGTCTTATCCGCAGGCCTTTATGTTGGGGCTGGGATTCCACCAACTGTCACTGGGGTCAGGCCATCGTAATGGTGCGCGCGGCCAGCGCGAACTGGTGGCCGCCGGCGAAGCGTTTTCCGCCCGGCTGGAAGCCGGGGCGATCACGGTGCCGCAACTGACGCCGCTGAGTCTGGATTTGGTGCCGGAGGCCCTGATGGCGATGCGGGAGCAGCGCACCGTCGGCAAGTTGGTGCTGGTCAACGACTGACTTGCTAAGGGCGGGGTTTCACTGGCACCTTGGAGAGATTGGTGCCAGTGAAATCAAG containing:
- a CDS encoding alcohol dehydrogenase catalytic domain-containing protein, yielding MRAVTYHPDRDQFVLSHQPMPAPGPGEVLVRVEACGLNPVDAKIHLWHGQAPGMSRDWVPGLDVAGEIVGLGEGVETWKLGDRVLYHGDMFRPHGGFAEYAVHAAGTLLRHPAVSPAVAAATPCAGWTAWRALIDRLKISAHDSLFVAGGAGGVGSFALQIARDFGVATRIATCSAANTEFVHQVGATHVLDYQRDNVLAEVQAITGGQGVSKALDAVGGDNDILAASALGYEGQMVELVRTVRPESYPQAFMLGLGFHQLSLGSGHRNGARGQRELVAAGEAFSARLEAGAITVPQLTPLSLDLVPEALMAMREQRTVGKLVLVND